One segment of Streptomyces sp. NBC_01463 DNA contains the following:
- a CDS encoding YafY family transcriptional regulator: protein MRASRLVTLLLLLQNRGRMTARQLAEELEVSVRTVYRDVEALAAAGIPLYGDAGHAGGYRLLDGYRTRLTGLTADEAQAAFLAALPGAAAELGLGTALAAARLKLRAALPAELREHAERIQERFLLDAPGWYGDADRTPHLPAVAAALWARRTVVLRYRRWRAPEEIERRVEPYGLVLKAGRWYLVAGGPSGIRTYRVDQVLGIRQLDEECTVPDGFGLAAYWTGYLAAFRERLHTGEALVRLTPQGSRSLGVTPTGGEWTEVRLPIESVGHAHGEFLRLGTDIEVLAPAELRDRIATTVRTLTARYEG, encoded by the coding sequence ATGCGTGCGAGCCGACTGGTCACCCTGCTTCTGCTGCTCCAGAACCGGGGCCGGATGACGGCCCGCCAACTGGCCGAGGAGCTGGAGGTCTCCGTCCGGACGGTCTACCGGGACGTCGAGGCGCTCGCCGCCGCAGGCATCCCGCTGTACGGCGATGCGGGCCACGCGGGCGGTTACCGGCTGCTCGACGGCTACCGGACCCGGCTCACCGGACTGACCGCTGACGAGGCGCAGGCCGCTTTCCTTGCCGCGCTCCCCGGGGCCGCGGCCGAACTCGGCCTCGGCACGGCACTCGCCGCCGCCCGGCTCAAGCTGCGGGCCGCCCTGCCCGCGGAGCTGCGCGAGCACGCCGAACGGATTCAGGAACGGTTCCTGCTCGACGCCCCCGGCTGGTACGGCGACGCCGACCGCACGCCGCACCTGCCCGCCGTCGCCGCCGCGTTGTGGGCGCGGCGGACGGTGGTACTGCGGTACCGGCGCTGGCGGGCGCCGGAGGAGATCGAGCGGCGGGTGGAGCCGTACGGACTCGTCCTCAAGGCCGGCCGCTGGTATCTGGTCGCGGGCGGGCCCTCCGGCATCCGTACGTACCGGGTCGACCAGGTCCTGGGGATACGGCAGCTGGACGAGGAGTGCACCGTCCCGGACGGGTTCGGCCTGGCCGCGTACTGGACCGGCTATCTGGCCGCGTTCCGGGAGCGACTGCACACCGGGGAGGCGCTGGTACGGCTCACCCCGCAGGGCTCCCGTAGCCTCGGCGTGACACCGACGGGTGGCGAGTGGACCGAGGTCCGCCTACCCATCGAGTCGGTCGGCCACGCCCACGGGGAATTCCTGCGGCTGGGCACCGACATCGAGGTCCTGGCACCGGCCGAGCTCCGGGACCGCATCGCCACGACCGTACGCACCCTGACCGCGCGCTACGAGGGGTGA
- a CDS encoding NIPSNAP family protein, which produces MSVVELRQYTLHPEARETLTELFEREFVTGQQSAGITVGGRFRDLDDPDRFVWLRAFPDMAHRRRALEAFYTGPVWREFRDAANATMVDSDDVLLLRGPGYTPPPAAREVLATICHPADAAGFEAYAARHLGPEHALHRTEHAENDYPLLPVRTGEEVRVWFGPAEPVPWPARRLRLEPVRP; this is translated from the coding sequence ATGAGCGTGGTCGAACTCCGTCAGTACACGCTGCACCCCGAAGCCAGGGAAACGCTGACCGAGCTCTTCGAGCGAGAGTTCGTCACCGGCCAGCAGTCGGCCGGTATCACCGTCGGCGGCCGTTTCCGGGACCTGGACGATCCGGACAGATTCGTCTGGCTGCGCGCGTTCCCCGACATGGCACACCGCCGGCGCGCGCTGGAGGCGTTCTACACCGGTCCCGTCTGGCGGGAGTTCCGCGACGCGGCCAACGCCACCATGGTCGACAGCGACGACGTCCTGCTGCTGCGCGGCCCGGGTTACACACCTCCGCCCGCCGCACGCGAGGTGCTCGCGACCATCTGCCACCCGGCCGACGCGGCAGGCTTCGAGGCGTACGCCGCCCGGCACCTGGGCCCGGAACACGCACTGCACCGCACCGAGCATGCCGAGAACGACTATCCGCTCCTGCCGGTACGCACCGGGGAGGAGGTCCGGGTCTGGTTCGGACCGGCCGAGCCGGTGCCCTGGCCGGCCCGGCGGCTGCGGCTGGAGCCCGTGAGGCCGTAG
- a CDS encoding class I SAM-dependent methyltransferase, with the protein MSRWTDMAGKASGEEYAARFATLARSGQNVHGEARFCAALVPVGARVLDAGCGTGRVMIRLAELGYDCVGVDLDESMLAVARKQAPELPWFRADLAEFEPARLGVAGGFDLVVAAGNIFPLLAPGTEATVVGHLSKALRPGGLLVAGFGLDEAHLPVPPGLTLSDYDDCCTAAGLTLVDRFATWDADPYDGGGYAVSVHRTL; encoded by the coding sequence ATGAGTCGTTGGACGGATATGGCCGGGAAAGCGTCCGGAGAGGAATACGCCGCACGGTTCGCGACCCTCGCCCGCAGTGGCCAGAACGTGCATGGTGAGGCGCGGTTCTGTGCGGCCCTCGTGCCGGTCGGAGCGCGGGTGCTGGACGCCGGGTGCGGTACCGGACGCGTCATGATCCGGCTCGCGGAACTCGGGTACGACTGCGTCGGGGTGGATCTCGACGAGTCGATGCTGGCGGTGGCGCGGAAGCAGGCGCCCGAGCTGCCCTGGTTCCGGGCCGACCTGGCCGAGTTCGAGCCGGCCCGTCTCGGTGTCGCAGGGGGCTTCGACCTCGTCGTCGCAGCGGGCAACATCTTCCCGTTGCTCGCCCCCGGCACCGAGGCCACGGTGGTCGGGCACCTGTCCAAGGCCCTGCGTCCGGGCGGCCTGCTGGTCGCCGGCTTCGGCCTGGACGAAGCCCATCTGCCGGTGCCGCCCGGTCTCACGCTGTCCGACTACGACGACTGCTGCACCGCGGCCGGTCTCACCCTCGTCGACCGGTTCGCCACCTGGGATGCCGACCCGTACGACGGCGGCGGTTACGCCGTCAGTGTCCACCGGACGCTCTGA
- a CDS encoding cytochrome P450 — protein MTDPTQDPRFLQDPYPIYAAMRSSCPVQPVSAGSGGRISYLVTGYAEAREALGDARLAKDTAAFFAGKATGRRLHPAVAHTMLATDPPQHTRLRKLVTKAFTTGAVAELRPFIAEVTGSLLDQWPAGGRFDFVAGLAVPLPVIVICELLGVPEADRSDVQRWSGELFAASRPEVIDAASHSMADYLTDLIAAKRVHPGGSVLDRLISARDGDDLLSEDELVSLAVLLLVAGHETTGNFLGNAALALLRHPAELDRLREDPDEVPAALDELLRFDSPVSTATFRFTTEGVTLGGTDIPAGSPVLVALGAANRDPARFASPDLLDPDRDAGAHLSFGHGIHRCVGAPLAKAEAEIALRAVLTRFPGIRLAVPPDRLEWRRTRLVRGLASLPLLA, from the coding sequence ATGACCGACCCGACTCAGGACCCCCGCTTCCTCCAGGACCCCTACCCCATCTACGCGGCCATGCGGTCCAGTTGTCCGGTGCAGCCCGTGTCCGCCGGGTCCGGTGGGCGCATCAGCTATCTGGTCACCGGCTACGCGGAGGCGCGGGAAGCGCTCGGCGACGCCCGGCTCGCGAAGGACACGGCGGCCTTCTTCGCGGGCAAGGCGACAGGGCGTCGTCTGCACCCCGCGGTGGCGCACACCATGCTGGCCACGGACCCTCCCCAGCACACCCGTCTCCGCAAGCTGGTGACCAAGGCGTTCACGACCGGGGCGGTCGCGGAGCTGCGTCCGTTCATCGCCGAGGTCACCGGCAGTCTGCTGGATCAGTGGCCCGCGGGCGGGCGGTTCGACTTCGTGGCGGGCCTGGCGGTGCCGTTGCCGGTCATCGTGATCTGTGAGCTGCTCGGCGTCCCGGAGGCGGACCGGTCCGACGTCCAGCGCTGGTCCGGTGAGCTGTTCGCGGCGAGCCGGCCCGAGGTCATCGACGCGGCCTCGCACTCCATGGCCGACTACCTGACGGACCTCATCGCGGCCAAGCGCGTGCACCCCGGTGGCTCTGTCCTTGACCGGCTCATCTCGGCGCGTGACGGAGACGACCTGCTGAGCGAGGACGAGCTGGTCTCCCTGGCGGTGCTGCTGCTCGTGGCCGGGCACGAGACCACCGGCAACTTCCTCGGCAACGCCGCGCTGGCGCTTCTCCGGCACCCTGCCGAGCTGGACCGGCTGCGGGAGGACCCGGACGAGGTCCCCGCCGCGCTGGACGAGCTGCTCCGATTCGACTCCCCCGTCAGTACGGCCACCTTCCGGTTCACCACGGAGGGCGTCACGCTCGGCGGTACCGATATCCCGGCCGGTTCTCCGGTGCTGGTCGCTCTGGGGGCCGCGAACCGCGATCCTGCGCGGTTCGCGTCGCCGGACCTGCTCGACCCGGACCGGGACGCAGGCGCTCATCTCAGCTTCGGCCACGGCATCCATCGCTGCGTCGGGGCTCCGCTGGCCAAGGCCGAGGCGGAGATCGCACTCCGCGCGGTGCTGACGCGGTTTCCGGGCATCCGGCTCGCCGTGCCGCCGGACCGACTGGAGTGGCGGCGCACCCGTCTCGTCCGGGGTCTGGCCTCGCTTCCCCTCCTGGCCTGA